One stretch of Lemur catta isolate mLemCat1 chromosome 2, mLemCat1.pri, whole genome shotgun sequence DNA includes these proteins:
- the FAM220A gene encoding protein FAM220A has product MRDRRKPFGTCLEKVKWKGGDDSDKPLYSLKKRTQEESPCPADTSSWMNKLTVDVNGNSQTETLSLQMKNDLSGADFLLHNGNKVLPYLKESIRRNSASAATPSKAVGLFSVPAEECFPAVSCGGVEALGRDWLGRGPRATDSHRGQCSKGEPWVSGLPCHQELLEMGIFKDDPPSAFPEGLGCELELSCLRSVLSAMLHANPEVLLNDETKHVFLEHLKRMFSEQTVGYRKMLSSVKSTSNGLQITPGLLAL; this is encoded by the coding sequence ATGAGGGACAGAAGAAAGCCTTTTGGCACCTGCCTGGAAAAAGTTAAGTGGAAGGGAGGAGATGACTCAGACAAACCATTATACAGCCTTAAGAAAAGAACACAGGAGGAGAGCCCTTGTCCAGCAGATACATCTTCCTGGATGAATAAGCTTACGGTTGATGTAAATGGAAATTCACAGACTGAGACGTTATCATTGCAAATGAAAAATGATCTGAGTGGGGCTGACTTCTTGCTTCACAATGGCAACAAAGTGCTTccatatttaaaagaatcaataaGAAGAAATTCAGCTTCAGCAGCCACTCCAAGCAAGGCCGTGGGTCTGTTCTCTGTTCCTGCAGAAGAGTGTTTTCCTGCAGTGTCCTGTGGTGGTGTGGAAGCTCTGGGGAGGGACTGGCTGGGAAGAGGGCCTAGGGCCACAGACAGCCACAGGGGACAGTGCTCCAAAGGAGAGCCTTGGGTGTCAGGACTGCCATGCCATCAAGAACTATTGGAAATGGGAATTTTTAAGGATGACCCACCAAGTGCTTTTCCTGAGGGGCTGGGCTGTGAGTTGGAACTGTCTTGCCTGCGTTCTGTCCTGTCTGCAATGCTGCACGCGAATCCTGAAGTACTCCTGAATGATGAGacaaaacatgtttttcttgAACATTTAAAGCGCATGTTTTCAGAGCAAACAGTAGGATACAGGAAAATGCTTTCAAGTGTAAAAAGTACCTCAAATGGTCTGCAGATAACACCGGGGTTACTGGCTCTATGA
- the LOC123631551 gene encoding salivary gland specific protein SAGSIN1 produces MAAALSGLAVRLSRSAAARSYGVFCKGLTRTLLIFFDLAWRLRINFPYLYIVASMMLNVRLQVHIEIH; encoded by the exons ATGGCGGCGGCTCTGTCGGGCCTGGCTGTCCGGCTTTCGCGCTCGGCCGCCGCCCGCTCCTATGGGGTCTTCTGCAAGGGGCTGACTCGCACGCTGCTCATCTTCTTCGACCTGGCCTGGCGGCTGCGCATCAACTTCCCCTACCTCTACATCGTGGCTTCCATGATGCTCAACGTCCGCCTGCAG GTTCATATTGAGATCCATTGA